One genomic window of Candidatus Pseudobacter hemicellulosilyticus includes the following:
- the groL gene encoding chaperonin GroEL (60 kDa chaperone family; promotes refolding of misfolded polypeptides especially under stressful conditions; forms two stacked rings of heptamers to form a barrel-shaped 14mer; ends can be capped by GroES; misfolded proteins enter the barrel where they are refolded when GroES binds) — protein sequence MAKQLFFDIEARNKMKKGVDTLANAVKVTLGPKGRNVVIEKKFGAPAVTKDGVTVAKEIELEDPIENMGAQMVKEVASKTADIAGDGTTTATVLAQSIISEGLRNVAAGANPMDLKRGIDKAVAKVIDNLRAQSQTVGTDSKKIQQVASISANNDDTIGKLIAEAFGKVGKEGVITVEEAKGTETTVDVVEGMQFDRGYSSAYFVTNSEKMEVELQNPYILIYDKKISAMKDILSILEKVAQSGRPLLIISEDLEGEALATLVVNKLRGTLKVAAVKAPGFGDRRKEMLQDIAILTKGIVISEEQGYKLEGADLTYLGQASSITIDKDNTIIVGGKGKKDDILARVNQIKAQIETTTSDYDKEKLQERLAKLSGGVAVLYVGAATEVEMKEKKDRVDDALHATRAAVEEGIVPGGGVAFIRAIEGLEKLKGSNEDEVTGIAIVKRALEEPIRQIVANSGIEGSIVVQKVKEGKADFGFNARTEVYENMLKAGVIDPTKVTRIALENAASIAGMLLTTECVIADKPKKEEGHAHPGGAPGMGGMDY from the coding sequence ATGGCAAAACAATTGTTCTTCGATATCGAAGCACGAAATAAGATGAAGAAAGGGGTAGATACCCTGGCCAATGCAGTGAAAGTAACCCTGGGCCCCAAAGGCCGTAACGTGGTGATCGAGAAAAAATTCGGTGCTCCCGCTGTTACCAAGGATGGTGTTACGGTAGCTAAAGAAATTGAACTGGAAGATCCCATCGAGAACATGGGCGCCCAGATGGTGAAGGAAGTAGCTTCCAAAACTGCCGATATCGCTGGTGATGGTACTACCACCGCCACCGTTCTGGCCCAGTCTATTATCAGTGAAGGTCTGAGGAATGTTGCCGCCGGCGCCAATCCCATGGACCTGAAACGCGGTATCGACAAAGCTGTTGCAAAGGTTATCGATAACCTCCGCGCCCAGTCCCAGACTGTAGGCACTGACAGCAAAAAGATCCAGCAGGTAGCTTCTATCTCTGCCAATAACGATGACACCATCGGTAAACTGATCGCTGAAGCTTTCGGTAAAGTAGGTAAAGAAGGCGTTATCACCGTAGAAGAAGCCAAAGGCACTGAAACTACTGTAGACGTAGTGGAAGGTATGCAGTTTGACCGTGGTTACTCCTCCGCTTATTTCGTTACCAACAGCGAAAAAATGGAAGTGGAACTGCAGAATCCTTATATCCTGATCTACGACAAGAAGATCAGCGCCATGAAGGATATCCTCAGCATCCTGGAGAAAGTTGCCCAAAGCGGCCGTCCCCTCCTGATCATCTCTGAAGACCTGGAAGGTGAAGCCCTGGCTACCCTGGTTGTGAACAAACTCCGTGGCACCCTGAAAGTGGCCGCTGTAAAAGCCCCCGGCTTTGGCGACCGTCGCAAGGAAATGCTGCAGGACATCGCTATCCTTACCAAAGGTATCGTGATCAGCGAAGAGCAGGGTTATAAACTGGAAGGCGCCGACCTGACCTACCTGGGACAGGCCTCCAGCATTACCATCGATAAAGACAATACCATCATCGTTGGTGGTAAAGGCAAAAAAGATGATATCCTGGCCCGCGTAAACCAGATCAAAGCCCAGATTGAGACCACTACTTCCGATTACGATAAAGAAAAATTACAGGAACGCCTCGCCAAACTGAGCGGCGGTGTAGCTGTTCTTTACGTAGGCGCTGCTACCGAAGTAGAAATGAAAGAAAAGAAAGACCGCGTTGACGACGCCCTGCACGCTACCCGCGCTGCTGTTGAAGAAGGTATCGTTCCCGGCGGTGGCGTTGCGTTCATCCGCGCCATTGAAGGTCTGGAAAAACTGAAAGGCAGTAACGAAGACGAAGTTACTGGTATCGCCATCGTGAAAAGGGCCCTTGAAGAGCCCATCCGTCAGATCGTTGCCAACAGCGGAATTGAAGGTAGCATCGTGGTACAGAAAGTAAAAGAAGGAAAAGCTGATTTCGGTTTCAACGCCCGTACTGAAGTGTACGAGAACATGCTGAAAGCCGGTGTTATCGATCCTACTAAAGTTACCCGTATCGCCCTCGAAAACGCCGCTTCTATTGCCGGTATGCTGCTCACCACTGAGTGTGTTATTGCCGACAAACCCAAGAAAGAAGAAGGACACGCTCACCCCGGTGGCGCTCCTGGCATGGGTGGCATGGATTACTAA
- a CDS encoding DUF1573 domain-containing protein, giving the protein MKKTLLYILVIAGLISACNDEQTYQEAPVGNTSKEMTTMQWIDSARDFGKITEGQILEVSFRFRNTGSKPLVIRGVHPGCGCTVANPPDKPIAPGAEGEIKGTFNSKGRPGVNHKEIDVEANTAGDQHHKITFSVEVLPEKK; this is encoded by the coding sequence ATGAAAAAAACATTGCTGTACATATTGGTGATAGCAGGACTGATCAGCGCCTGCAACGATGAACAGACCTACCAGGAAGCCCCGGTGGGTAATACCAGCAAGGAAATGACCACCATGCAGTGGATTGACTCCGCCCGGGATTTTGGTAAGATCACGGAAGGTCAGATCCTGGAGGTCAGCTTCCGGTTCAGGAATACCGGTTCCAAACCCCTCGTGATCCGCGGCGTTCATCCCGGCTGTGGCTGTACCGTGGCCAACCCGCCCGATAAACCCATTGCTCCCGGCGCCGAAGGCGAGATCAAAGGCACTTTCAACAGCAAGGGCCGTCCCGGCGTCAACCACAAGGAAATAGACGTGGAAGCCAATACCGCCGGTGATCAGCACCATAAAATCACTTTCTCCGTAGAAGTATTACCGGAGAAGAAATAA
- a CDS encoding co-chaperone GroES, translated as MAKSQSATQKLNVTPLHDRVIVKPAKAEEKTAGGIIIPDTAKEKPQRGTVVAAGPGKKDEPVTVKIGDTVLYGKYAGTEIQIGGDDLLIMRESDILAIV; from the coding sequence ATGGCTAAATCCCAAAGCGCTACGCAGAAGTTAAATGTTACCCCGCTGCATGACAGGGTAATTGTGAAACCCGCCAAGGCGGAAGAGAAAACTGCGGGTGGTATCATCATCCCCGATACTGCCAAAGAAAAACCTCAGAGAGGTACTGTGGTGGCTGCAGGCCCCGGTAAAAAAGACGAGCCCGTTACCGTTAAGATCGGTGATACCGTTCTGTATGGTAAGTATGCCGGTACAGAGATCCAGATCGGTGGTGATGACCTCCTGATCATGAGAGAGAGTGATATCCTGGCCATCGTTTAA
- the nusB gene encoding transcription antitermination factor NusB has translation MISRRNIRVKVMQTLYAVESQTGETGEPKRATPGDPVKLLQKNFDQTQQLFVFLIFTLTEVARYAETDARNRASKYIPSAADLSVNTKIAGNELLWKILESPSWKQAVKEVKPESISNPDLIRKLYLALVDTERYQQYISAQGRDKKEEKELIEYIFGELILPNEDFTGYAEENFTNWDDDAEMLSQLVMNFLAKPASFNFQELLSREKWQFAKSLLETTLERKEVCMEYIHPKLKNWDPDRIAVLDMLLMRMGVCEFLYFETIPPKVTINEYIDLAKEYSTQQSGQFVNGILDNIHKDLVRDNKMHKVSFSPNGNKNS, from the coding sequence ATGATCAGCAGAAGAAATATTCGTGTGAAGGTAATGCAGACCTTGTATGCCGTGGAAAGCCAGACCGGCGAGACAGGCGAACCCAAACGGGCTACCCCCGGCGACCCCGTGAAACTATTGCAGAAAAACTTTGATCAGACACAGCAGTTATTTGTCTTCCTGATCTTTACGTTAACGGAAGTAGCGCGTTATGCCGAGACCGACGCCCGTAACCGCGCCTCCAAATACATCCCTTCAGCGGCTGACCTCAGCGTGAATACCAAGATCGCGGGCAACGAACTGCTCTGGAAGATCTTGGAATCACCCTCCTGGAAACAGGCTGTCAAAGAAGTGAAACCTGAATCCATCAGCAATCCCGATCTTATCCGCAAGCTGTACCTGGCCCTGGTAGACACCGAACGCTACCAGCAGTATATCAGCGCCCAGGGCCGGGATAAAAAAGAAGAAAAAGAGCTCATTGAATATATTTTCGGCGAACTGATCCTGCCCAACGAGGATTTTACCGGTTATGCAGAAGAAAATTTCACCAACTGGGACGATGATGCAGAGATGCTGAGCCAGCTGGTCATGAACTTCCTGGCCAAACCTGCCTCCTTCAACTTCCAGGAGCTGCTGAGCAGGGAAAAATGGCAATTTGCCAAAAGTTTGCTGGAAACCACGCTGGAGCGGAAAGAAGTGTGCATGGAATATATCCACCCCAAGCTCAAGAACTGGGATCCCGACAGGATCGCCGTGCTGGATATGCTGCTGATGCGGATGGGCGTTTGTGAGTTCCTGTATTTTGAGACCATCCCGCCCAAGGTCACCATCAATGAATATATTGACCTGGCCAAGGAATACAGTACCCAGCAAAGCGGCCAGTTCGTGAACGGTATCCTGGACAATATCCATAAGGACCTGGTCCGGGACAATAAAATGCATAAGGTCAGCTTTTCGCCCAATGGCAATAAAAACAGCTAA